The Amblyomma americanum isolate KBUSLIRL-KWMA unplaced genomic scaffold, ASM5285725v1 scaffold_21, whole genome shotgun sequence genome has a segment encoding these proteins:
- the LOC144111975 gene encoding uncharacterized protein LOC144111975, which produces METEVMSKWRRYRIIEKEYRELLGELGIRRPPSTHLKSSGSKRTGGEAALDVVSAPPLPLPSGASKRPNSEACASGACASGSGRATSSLPADPSMPSVQSELNEQAYVSESCAESLSSEHTATSCDSSDETSSTNSLTAENVEMGQPREESPELCYRHLSTAQELASIASKHNLTHACINDLLDFCRRRGIVELPKDARTIMQTERKANLEHGDSFVHFGLAEGIQHAVGQGPAPENVELHANIDGLPLHRSSQTALWPILCRVINIKKSEPFMVSAYCGAGKPPCLQEYLRPFIDEVHNLSCNGLMVKGVHVNVCLKAVICDAPARSFVKAITGHTGYHACERCSQKGHYLENRMTFPDLHAPQRTDSSFRSQEDRRHHTGVSPFTSLNVDMVKCFPTEYMHLVCLGVMRRLLRNWICKGHAARLSRADRSALNDKLREAATAFPKYFQRKPRGTEELDRWKATEFRTFLLYLGPVLLKSILPDELYKHFLYLHVSVRVLASPQHHRDLNQFAHDLLRYFVQEFGRLYGQKQLVYNVHTLAHLAEQCLEHGTVDEFSAFPFESYLGKVKKRLRTTNKPLAQLSRRMSEVRACTPLSTGQVGGDVKVGDCFLVDNCAVVIVDLLGGNAKAGILPNGREFFRVPIDSSRMDVRRYSALGQETKIWPISYIKNKVRCIKLQYKRGHVVFPLLHLQ; this is translated from the coding sequence ATGGAGACGGAGGTCATGAGCAAGTGGCGGAGGTACCGTATCATCGAAAAAGAGTACAGGGAACTTTTAGGAGAGCTCGGTATCCGACGGCCACCGTCTACGCATCTGAAATCCTCCGGAAGCAAGAGAACGGGCGGCGAAGCGGCCTTGGACGTCGTCAGCGCCCCTCCACTCCCGCTACCGTCCGGAGCAAGCAAACGGCCGAATAGCGAAGCCTGCGCAAGCGGCGCTTGCGCtagtggcagcggacgagctaCTTCGTCGCTACCTGCAGACCCGTCGATGCCATCTGTTCAGAGCGAGCTCAACGAGCAGGCTTATGTGTCCGAGAGTTGCGCTGAAAGCCTTTCTAGCGAGCATACCGCTACCTCGTGCGACTCAAGCGATGAGACCTCGTCCACGAACAGCCTTACTGCTGAGAACGTGGAAATGGGCCAACCTCGTGAGGAGTCTCCTGAGCTTTGTTATCGCCATCTCTCGACAGCGCAGGAGTTAGCTAGCATAGCTAGCAAGCACAATTTGACGCACGCCTGCATCAACGATTTGCTGGACTTCTGCCGTCGGCGTGGGATTGTAGAGCTCCCGAAAGATGCAAGGACCATCATGCAGACGGAGcggaaagctaatttagaacacgGCGACTCGTTTGTGCATTTTGGCCTTGCTGAGGGAATTCAGCATGCTGTTGGCCAAGGACCAGCGCCTGAGAATGTCGAGCTGCACGCAAATATTGATGGGCTGCCTCTGCATAGGAGTAGCCAGACTGCACTCTGGCCAATTCTGTGCAGAGTAATTAACATCAAGAAATCTGAACCATTTATGGTCAGTGCGTACTGCGGTGCAGGGAAACCTCCGTGCCTCCAGGAATACCTCAGGCCTTTCATTGATGAAGTGCACAACCTTAGTTGCAACGGACTGATGGTGAAAGGGGtgcacgtcaatgtgtgcttaaaagccgtgatctgtgacgctccagcaaggagtttcgtgaaggcaatcactggccacacaggctatcatgcctgtgaacgttgcagccaaaaagggcactatctggaaaacaggatgactttccctgacctgcatgcaccacagcgaacagactcctcttttcgttcgcaagaggatcggcgccatcacactggtgtttcaccatttacatctctgaacgtagatatggtgaaatgctttcctACAGAGTATATGCATTTAGTCTGTTTGGGGGTTATGCGGCGGCTCCTTAGGAATTGGATATGCAAGGGGCACGCTGCCAGGCTGAGCCGGGCTGACAGGAGTGCACTCAACGACAAGCTGCGAgaagcagcaactgcatttccAAAGTACTTTCAGAGGAAACCAAGGGGCACCGAAGAACTCGACAGATGGAAGGCCACAGAGTTCAGGACTTTTTTACTATACCTGGGGCCTGTTCTCCTGAAATCCATCCTGCCTGATGAGCTTTATAagcattttttatatttgcatgtatctgttagggtacttgcctctcctcagcatcacagagacctcaaccagtttgctcacgacctgctgcggtactttgtgcaagaatttggcagactgtacggacaaaaacaactcgtgtacaatgtgcacacccttgcacacttggcagagcaatgcctggagcacggcactgtcgatgagttcagtgcatttccatttgaaagttacctaggaaaggtaaagaagagaCTGCGGACGACAAATAAGCCTCTGGCGCAACTCAGCCGACGAATGTCAGAGGTGAGGGCGTGCACACCGCTCTCTACAGGACAAGTGGGTGGTGACGTGAAAGTCGGTGACTGCTTTCTGGTGGATAACTGCGCTGTAGTCATTGTTGATCTCCTGGGGGGCAATGCCAAAGCTGGCATCTTGCCAAATGGCAGAGAGTTTTTTAGAGTCCCAATTGACTCTTCAAGGATGGACGTGCGTCGCTACAGTGCTCTTGGTCAAGAAACCAAAATCTGGCCCATTTCGTACATCAAGAATAAAGTTCGATGTATAAAGCTTCAGTACAAGAGGGGGCATGTCGTTTTCCCTTTGCTTCACCTTCAGTGA